The genomic window AAAAGTAATAATCAAGATGAAGAAGCAAAAGATTTATTACTTACACAAGCAAAAGAGAGTCTAAGAACTTGGCTAAATGATATAAATGAATTTATAGATTATGAAGAAAATAAAAATCAAATCGCAACACCAAAAGCCAGAGAAGTTGCAAGTAGTTTTTCATATATTATGATTTCAGTTTTAATTGTATCTTTAATTATTGGAGTTTTAATAGCTTTTTTAATATCAAATCAAATTATATCATCAGTAACAAAAGTTCAAATTGGATTACAAAACTTTTTTGATTTTTTAAATAAAAAAACTAAAAACTCAGCAATGATTGATTTAAATAGTAAAGATGAATTTGGTGATATGGCACAAACAATTAATTCAAATATACACTCTATTGAAATTGGAATAAAACAAGATGAAGAGTTTGTAAATGATATTGCAAGATTTGCAAAGCAGATAGGTTCAGGTAATCTTGTTGCAAAAATAAGTAAAGATACTCAAACAAAATCTTTACTTGAATTAAAAGAGATTTTAACAAATATGCAAAATGAGTTAGAACAATCTATTGCTAAAAATATTCCTACACTTTTAAGTGTTTTAGAGAGTTTCAAAAAACATGATTTTACAGCAAAATTTCCAGATGCACACTCAAAGGTTGCAGTTGCAATAAACCAATTAGGAAATGTAATTTCTACATTATTGAATCAATCATTAAGTGTAGGAAAAACCCTAGAAAGTTCATCTGCATCTTTAATAGAAAATGTAAATGAATTAAATCTTAGTGCAAATGAAGCAGCAGCATCACTAGAAGAAACAGCTGCTGCACTTGAACAAATAACAGGAACAGTAAAAAGTAACTCTAATAATGTAGCTAAAATGTCTGGTTTTGCAAATGAAGTTAATAGTTCTGCAAAAGAAGGTCAAGAATTAGCAAAAAGTACAAGTGCGGCAATGACTGAAATTTCACAACAAGTAAATACAATAAATGACGCCATAAGTATAATTGATCAAATTGCATTCCAAACAAATATTTTAAGTCTAAATGCTGCTGTAGAAGCAGCAACAGCAGGAGAAGCTGGAAAAGGATTTGCTGTAGTTGCAGCAGAAGTAAGAAACTTAGCAAATAGAAGTGCAGAAGCAGCTAGAGAGATAAAAAACATAGTAGAACAGGCAACTTCAAAAGCAACATATGGAAAAACAATAAGTGATAAAATGAGTAAAGGTTATGAAGAGCTAATAATAAATATAGACAAAACAACTGATATTATTCAAGATATTGCAAAAGCTTCAAAAGAGCAAGAAATAGGTATTTATCAAATTAATGATGCAATAAATTTATTGGATAAACAAACGCAAAAAAATGCAAATATAGCATCACAAACAAGAGATATTGCAGTTAAAAATGACTCTATTGCAAAAGAGATGGTTTCTGATTTAAGTAATAAGAAGTTTTAAGAAAGTAGGAGTTAATCCCTACTTCTTGATTTTTAGATAATATCAAATCTTGCTATTTTTTCCTAAAATAAAAAGCATAATTTTTCGCAAAATGAAAAAAAGTTTATAAAGAGAATTTGAAAAAAGATTGTCATAGCGAAAGAAAAAATGAAGTTTTCCCAAAAGAGTAGTTTTATCAACAGCACTATTTAAAAACTCTAAAGCCTTTGCACCTTGAAAACAATCGTTTTTATAAACCACGATAAAACCATCATTTATGTTTAGGTTTCCAGAAATAAGAGATATTTCATCAAGATTTTCCCTTGCGTCTTTTAGAGTTATTTCAAAGTTCTCTTTTAGTTTTAAAAAGTTTGCGTATTTTGAGCAAAATGGACATTGTTTGTCGTAGTAGAGGGTTATATTTTGTTTCAAGTTTTTGATTTCTCTATATTTGCAAGGGCTTCCGATAATTCATCTTTATCGCCATCTTTTAAAACTTGAGCTAAATATTCATCTCTTATTTCTTTATTGTCTAAGTATTCGGAAATATCAAAATTTTTTAACTCATTTATTTTGAATTTTTCATAACCTTTGTCAAAATTTTCTGCAAAATCTTTATTTTGTAATTTTCTTTTTTCTATGTATTTTTGTAAATCATCCATTTTATTTTTCCTTTATAAATTAGCTAATAAGTTCTTTTGCAAACTTATGAATTTCATCATCAAAATATACTAATAAAATAGATATATCATCTTTCATATTAGTATATTCAATTTTATTTATGATTTTTTCATAATGAAAAATCCTATTTCTAAATTTTCTTATTTTATTTAATTCTTTATCCAATATTTGTCTTGTAATAAATTTTTGACTTCTTTTTGGAATATTTGGAAATATATGTTTTATATCTTTTATTCTAATCAAATTTGAATAAGACTTACGAAAAAATGAAGTCCAAAAACCAAAAGATAATTCTGAAATGATTTTGTCATGAGTCAAAATCTCTTTTCTTTGTTCTATTTTATTTTTTGATTCTATAATTCTTTGTTTTGTATCAAAATGTAAAATTTCAGATTCAAGCCAATTTGATGATATTTTTTCTTTAAAATAATTATCAATAGAATTTCTCAAACTTACTTCAAAAATTGATAGTAAAATATAATATTTTTCAGATTGATAAATATTTCGTTTATATTCATCAAAATCTTTAAAATGACTAAGTCGAATATCACTTATAAATTTAGTTTTAACTTCACTTCTCACTTGACTTTCCTAAACTATTTTTATATAATTCTCACATGACACCCAGTAAGCCTTAAACCTTTGAGTTTAAGCTTGGGTTTTTTTATGCCTAATTTTTTATAAATTTACTTTCAATCAAATCGTTTTCCCAATGTCAGCAAAACGATTTATATTTCATATAATAACATTAAAATTTATTTTTATTTAAAAATATGTCAATTTGTAATAATATTTAATCTATTCTATTTAATATAAGTTTTCAATAAATTATTCGTTTGTAACAAACAAATATCATTAGATATAACCTCCATCACTTCATCTAATTTTTCAATAAACCTCTTATCTGTTATAAATAAATACATTGCAACTTCTTTTTTCGCATCATCAAGAATATCAATATTTTTATGTTTTAATATAACATGTAATTCTAAATTATATGTATGATTTAATGAATGAAAAACTGCTTTTAATTCGATTGAAGAATAAAGCATATTTTCTAAATAACAATTTCTTAATCATCTGGAGTATTCATCTGTAAAAATTTATAATCTGTTTCTATAATACTATTTAATTTTAAATATAAATTTTCTAACTGTGCTTTTACTTTTTCTAATTTTTTATTATGGAAATGAATACTAATTGCGACTAAGGATGTAATAGTTATCCCACTAATTTGAATTATTTCTGCTGTCATAAAAGTCCTTATCTAATTATAAACTTTTAACATCATTAAAAAGTTTTTTCAGTTCCGAAATATCCATATCTAAAAGAGGTTCATACATAAATGAATTTATATGAATATTCTCAGGAGTCATAATATTTACACTATCTAAAACTTTTATAACTTCTTTTGTTCCAATTTGACAAAAACCACTAAATAATTCCCTTGTTTGATTACCTTTTGTGCTTATATATTCCAAAAAAAACATTTGATTTCCACTATTATTTTTCCAACAAAAAATATGAGAAGATAACTTAATTTCTTTAATCATAAACTCTTCTGCTTTTAATCTAATCGCTATTGCTAAAATTATTTTATTCTCTAATTTATTATCATCATTTGAAATATGATAATCAGCTATTTCAATAATTAAATCATATACATTATCATTTATAATATTTATTGAGGAATCAAAATTATCTTTACCAATATATTCTTTATATATCATTTTTAATTGCTCAAATTTTATATGTTTTGTATCATTTTTTAAATGTAATAAATGAGTTAATAATAAATAATCTTCATCTATATTTGTAAAAGTATTAACACCTCTGTCAATTCCATATTCGATTAAATTTCTAACAAATGGAATAAGTGCTAATATGTGTTTCTTTACATCAATCGAATTAAAATCAATTTTGTAATGTTTTCCTGCACTCATCACATCTTTCCAAATTTCAAAAGGATTGTTTTGGTAATGTTCTTTTACTATTTTAATTTCATTATTAATTTTTAAAACATGTAGTTTTTTATCCCAACTTATATCCAAACGACTTGAAATACTTCTATAAAAATCAAAATTATGAGATAAAATAATCATATAAAAGTAAGGTTTCCCAAAAATATCTTTCTCTTCTGAAATATCTTTTAAATATTCGATAATCGCATACTTATTTTTGTAATCAAATGAATCAGCAATATCATCAATAATGAATAATGTTTTTTGATTATCTTTTTTTCTTTTTTCAATATCAAAAATAATATTTAATAAATATAAAGCCCTTTTTTCGCCCTGACTTAATGAATCTTTATCCTCTAATTCATTTCTATTTAATTTTATAGTTCTACCATTTTTATCAATAAAAGTAAATATAATTTTAGGAAGAGTTTCACCTATTATTGAACTTGTTAAATTATCTATTTCCATTTTAAATGGTAAAGTAAATCTATTATTAAAAATATCAATAGCCTCTTTCCAAGTTGTATCATCAATGTTCAGTGAACTAATTTGTGTTTTAAGTATCGAATATTTTCCTTTTAAATTTTCAAAATTATCTTCATCTAATTTTAAATATGAAAGCCAAAGTTTTTTTCTAAATTGTTCTAAATTAGATTCTTTTAATTCTTCTAAAATTTCAGGATATGTTTCGATAATATCTTTTAAAGCAATACCTTTTGCATCACTTAATAATTTTTCAATAGCTACAAATTCTTTAGTATCTTTAAGTTTTTTTTCGATTTCTTTAATTTTAGAATTTAATTCTCCAATTGTTGAAATATTCAAATCTCCATTTAACAAGATTTTATTATCTTTAACAAAAAAGTTATTTCCTTTTAGTTCTTTTTCTATGCCTTTTAATTTTGGTAATGTAAAACTACCTTTTTCAAAAAATGCATAATTTTTATATATTTCATCACTTTTTTCTATATATTCTGTTATTTTAGTTTGAAATTCAGTAGATTTAATTTTCTTATTTAATACAGATTCATCAAATATGTCACAATATTTAATGTTTTCAAAATAAGTATTATCTTTTGGCAATATAAATGAATTTAAATTTTGTAAGAAGCTTTTATCAAAAAAGGGAAAATCTTTCATCATCTGAGGTTCTAGTTCAAAAATTATCTTGCCTAAAGATGTTTTTGAAATCTTTAATCCTGATTTTTTTTCTAAATTTTTTAAAATTTCATTTCTTATATTTAAAACTTCTTCTAATTGAATTTTTAAACTATCATTAATTAACAATGAAGAAATACTGCCTGATTCATAAGCTTTTTCAAATGAATTAATTACAAAAATTTCTTCTTTTTGTATATTATTTCCATCAATAAGTATATTTTTTTTAACAGGTGTATTTTTAAAAATCAAATCTCCTATTTTATCCTCTTTTCCTTCTTGAAATTTTTTAAATACTTTTGTAAAAGATGTTTTCATTAATCCATTTTTTGCATAAATTAAATTTACATTATATTCAGGTGTAAAATTAAACTCTTTATCTAATTTTTCTATTCCAAAACAATTTTCGAACTCTATTTTTAATTGATTCATACTCTTTCCCCTTTTTTATAATTTACACTTCCACAACCCGCTCAAACATCTCTTTAATCTCCATTTCATGGCTTATCAGAAATATTTGTCTATACTGTTCTTTGATAGTATGGAAGGCTTCTAAGATTTCCATTCTTCTTGCTTCATCTTGGCTTCCAAACACTTCGTCAAAGGCTAGGAACTCTACACTACTTGCGCCACTTAGTTCGCTGAGTGTTTTTGATATGGCGATTCTTAAAACTAAGTTTGCTAGATCGATTTCACCACCACTGAATCTTTCGATTGGGTATTTTTTGCCTTCATCGTAGATGTAAAAATCAAAGTCGTTCGATACTTCTATGTGTTGGTATTTGCCTTTTGTGATTTGGGCATACATAGTTGAGGCTATGTCTGAAATTCTTGGGGCTACTTTTGAGTTTAGTTTTGTTTTGAACTCGGCTAGGCTTATTTTGATTTTTTCGTAGTCTGTTAAATCATCTTTTTTTGTTTGTACTTTTGATAGCTGTATTTCGTTGTTATTTAGGCTTTCTTGGATTGTTTTGATTTGACCTTGGATTGTGGCTATTTTTACTTTTAGTTCATTTATACCAGCTGTTAGACTATCTTTTTTTGCTTGTACCTCATCGTATTGTTTTATTTTTTCTTGATGTTTTACCTCATCGTAGTTTATGGCTTGGTATTCTAGGTCTTTTTGTAGAAGTTCTAGGTTGTATTTGTCTTGGTTTTGTATTGAAGTTTGTAGTTCTTCTTTTATACTATCTACTCTTTTTAGCATTGTTTCAAGACTTAGTACATATTCGTATTTTGATTTTAGCTCTTTTTGTTTTTCAAGCATTTGTTCGTGTATAGAATTATCGTAAGAGTAGATTTCTAGTTTTGCTAGTTCTGTTTTATTTTTTACACCTTTTTGTGTAACTTTTTCAAAATGCTCTTTTTGGAGTTGTAAGTCTTTGTTTTTACTCTCTATTAGATTTATAGCTTTTGATAGTTCAAAGTGTTCTTTTATATATGCTTTTTGAGACTCTTCTATTTGCTCTTTGTTTTTTTGTATCTCTTCTAGGTTTATAGTGGCTTTATCAATTTTTTCTTTTTGTGTTGTTTTTACTATATGCTCTAATGAGAGTATTACATTATCATATTCATCAAGAAGTGGTCTTGTACAAGTTGGACAGTTTGATTCTCTTCCTAGGTTTGTGATATTTTCTATCTTTTTTGAAATATCAGATATTAGTTTTTGTTCACCTGCTATTTCTTGAAGTAAGGTTTTTTCTTTTGTTTGTATTTGTATAAGGGTTTGTTTTATACTCTCTAGTTTTAGCTCAAGGGCTTTTTCTTTTTCTACTAACTCTTTATGCTCTTTTGTTTCAAACTCTAAAAGGATTATTGTCTCTTTTGCTTTTTTGTACTGATCTCGCAGTTCATTTTGCTCTAGAATTAACCCCTCTTTTCTTATGTGAAACTCTTTTAGTTTCTCTTGTTCTTTTATACTCTCATGTAAGCTTATATACTCTTCTTTAACACTTTGTAATCCTCTAAGTTCAGTTTGTTTACTATTTAGATTATTTAGCTCATGTGAAAGCTTATCTTGATTTACTTGGTGAGATTTAATACTATTTTTTAGAAGTTCACATCTTGCGTGTAGGTTTTGTTTTTGCTCTTTTGTTTTTGTATATAGTTCTAACTCTTGTTTTATAGTTTGTTCTTCTATTTTTGTATTATCTAAAAGTGTTGTTCTTGTGCTTATATCTTTTTGTATCTCTTGGCTTTGTTTTGTATACTCTACTATATACTCTTTTTTAATACCTATATCTTCAGCACTTAATAATACTTCTGCAAATGCCCCTATTTCTCGCTTTAATTCTCGGCTTTTTTCTATTAGCTCTTTTTCTACAAAATCTATCTTTTCAAGACCTAGAAGTTTTCTTATCATCTTCTTTCGCTCTTCTGGTTTACTATTACTTAAACTTGTCAGTTCCTTTTGAGAAGCAAAAAGTGTATGTACAAAAGCATCTTTACTCATCTTTGTTAGATTTATTATGCTTGTAGTTACTTCTTTTGCTCCTGTAGTTATAAGCTCTGCGTTT from Arcobacter venerupis includes these protein-coding regions:
- a CDS encoding methyl-accepting chemotaxis protein produces the protein MFHNMTISKKLYSGFFIMIAIIIIITSIGIMKVNYIDTTLQDIVEVNSVKQRYAINFRGSVHDRAIAIRDLVLSSNKDDDLFKKSYENIKKLEDYYAKSAEPLKAIFKESLNVDDKEKEILARINNTEAKTLPMITKIIELKSNNQDEEAKDLLLTQAKESLRTWLNDINEFIDYEENKNQIATPKAREVASSFSYIMISVLIVSLIIGVLIAFLISNQIISSVTKVQIGLQNFFDFLNKKTKNSAMIDLNSKDEFGDMAQTINSNIHSIEIGIKQDEEFVNDIARFAKQIGSGNLVAKISKDTQTKSLLELKEILTNMQNELEQSIAKNIPTLLSVLESFKKHDFTAKFPDAHSKVAVAINQLGNVISTLLNQSLSVGKTLESSSASLIENVNELNLSANEAAASLEETAAALEQITGTVKSNSNNVAKMSGFANEVNSSAKEGQELAKSTSAAMTEISQQVNTINDAISIIDQIAFQTNILSLNAAVEAATAGEAGKGFAVVAAEVRNLANRSAEAAREIKNIVEQATSKATYGKTISDKMSKGYEELIINIDKTTDIIQDIAKASKEQEIGIYQINDAINLLDKQTQKNANIASQTRDIAVKNDSIAKEMVSDLSNKKF
- a CDS encoding DCC1-like thiol-disulfide oxidoreductase family protein; translation: MKQNITLYYDKQCPFCSKYANFLKLKENFEITLKDARENLDEISLISGNLNINDGFIVVYKNDCFQGAKALEFLNSAVDKTTLLGKLHFFFRYDNLFSNSLYKLFFILRKIMLFILGKNSKI
- a CDS encoding DNA-binding protein — protein: MDDLQKYIEKRKLQNKDFAENFDKGYEKFKINELKNFDISEYLDNKEIRDEYLAQVLKDGDKDELSEALANIEKSKT
- a CDS encoding AAA family ATPase — its product is MILTNLKLENFKKYKHFEIVFESGLIGIIGKNGAGKSTIFEAILFALYGELKSKGDKEVVRNSNASSKDAVIVELDFEFDTIEYKVIREFRGKTLSANAKLYKNAELITTGAKEVTTSIINLTKMSKDAFVHTLFASQKELTSLSNSKPEERKKMIRKLLGLEKIDFVEKELIEKSRELKREIGAFAEVLLSAEDIGIKKEYIVEYTKQSQEIQKDISTRTTLLDNTKIEEQTIKQELELYTKTKEQKQNLHARCELLKNSIKSHQVNQDKLSHELNNLNSKQTELRGLQSVKEEYISLHESIKEQEKLKEFHIRKEGLILEQNELRDQYKKAKETIILLEFETKEHKELVEKEKALELKLESIKQTLIQIQTKEKTLLQEIAGEQKLISDISKKIENITNLGRESNCPTCTRPLLDEYDNVILSLEHIVKTTQKEKIDKATINLEEIQKNKEQIEESQKAYIKEHFELSKAINLIESKNKDLQLQKEHFEKVTQKGVKNKTELAKLEIYSYDNSIHEQMLEKQKELKSKYEYVLSLETMLKRVDSIKEELQTSIQNQDKYNLELLQKDLEYQAINYDEVKHQEKIKQYDEVQAKKDSLTAGINELKVKIATIQGQIKTIQESLNNNEIQLSKVQTKKDDLTDYEKIKISLAEFKTKLNSKVAPRISDIASTMYAQITKGKYQHIEVSNDFDFYIYDEGKKYPIERFSGGEIDLANLVLRIAISKTLSELSGASSVEFLAFDEVFGSQDEARRMEILEAFHTIKEQYRQIFLISHEMEIKEMFERVVEV